The following proteins are encoded in a genomic region of Patagioenas fasciata isolate bPatFas1 chromosome 26, bPatFas1.hap1, whole genome shotgun sequence:
- the LOC136112207 gene encoding actin filament-associated protein 1-like 2 isoform X4, with translation MIMRCLSPSPGTPQGRASPGTRTGDAAGGRGCEYRPASTLSLHGGSKVLRVPPPPPTDNSYEDAEPLSSSRCTGSGGTDTDSSHYESYEEDEDGVTDRAHYLRRPPDAEPPGPPEAQLCGFLWRKRWLGRWAKQLFIVREHVLLGFRCAADPQPVLELDLRGCRVTYKAKRGKKMPHALKVMGTAGEMLVIGFQSRQQAEDWRKVIEEVSSNAPSGLAAISVPASPSSRLNRAARSQLCKEEEEDGLRQSAARSPWPGEDTKGGFLAVRLRGRWQRLWCAVRQGALRMFPEPGAAQRPVCALRLDGCQVHPGAATGSPQHLRIRIAQRGRELALLQTRSDEEREAWLKTLRARGGEEPSSDSPCTDTPKLGDASSCATAGGLLLRRVPAPNAYMDDPFRQLPPAEAPKHLYSNVERLQQLQQSLDRAAHGQRKRPVSAVPTGAGSSALPTQAASAAAIQGRALSQSQRTLTLPERKGARDGLDILIGKRAFPKLEEKVGQLERACRVKGRLKAGSEMNLLAIGKSLKGHIAATASSAGSEGSFLTPLLKRTMSAKSALKPTPSPAIVEKGSVLQKRKEWEMKAAM, from the exons ATGATCATGCGCTGCCTCTCGCCCTCCCCGGGGACCCCGCAGGGCCGGGCCAGCCCGG GAACCAGGACGGGGGATGCAGCGGGAGGGAGAGGCTGCGAGTACCGTCCAGCCAGCACCCTGAGCCTGCACGGAGGG AGCAAGGTGCTGCGTGTCCCACCCCCCCCACCAACCGACAACTCCTATGAAGATGCCGAACCCCTCAGTTCCAGCAGATGCACCGGCTCCG GCGGCACCGACACCGACAGCAGCCACTACGAGTCTtacgaggaggatgaggatggtgtgACTGACCGTGCCCACTACCTGCGGCGACCACCAGACGCcgagccccccggcccccccgagGCGCAGCTCTGCGGGTTCCTCTGGAGGAAGCGCTGGCTGGGGCGGTGggcgaagcagcttttcatcGTCCGGGAGCACGTgctgctg GGCTTCAGGTGTGCTGCTGACCCCCagcccgtgctggagctggacctGCGCGGCTGCCGCGTCACCTACAAAGCCAAGCGCGGCAAGAAGATGCCACACGCCCTGAAGGTGATGGGGACGGCGGGTGAGATGCTGGTCATCGGCTTCCAGAGCCGGCAGCaggctgaggactggaggaag GTGATTGAAGAGGTGAGCAGCAATGCCCCGAGCGGGCTGGCAGCCATCAGCGTCCCGGCGTCACCCTCCTCGAGGCTCAACAGG GCTGCCAGGTCCCAGCTttgcaaggaggaggaggaggatggcttGCGGCAGAGCGCTGCCCGCAGCCCCTGGCCCGGCGAGGATACTAAAGGAG GGTTCCTGGCGGTGCGGCTGCGGGGCCGCTGGCAGCGGCTGTGGTGCGCGGTGCGGCAGGGAGCCCTGCGCATGTTCCCCGAGCCCGGCGCTGCCCAGCGCCCCGTCTGCGCCCTGCGCCTGGACGGCTGCCAGGTCCACCCGGGGGCAGCCACGGGCTCCCCCCAGCATCTCCGCATCCGCATCGCCCAGAGGGGCCGGGAGCTGGCCCTGCTGCAG aCCCGTTCGGATGAGGAGAGGGAAGCCTGGCTGAAGACCCTGCGGGCCAGGGGAGGAGAGGAGCCGTCCAGTGACAGCCCCTGCACTGACACCCCCAAACTGGGCGATGCCAGCAGCTGTGCCACTGCAGG GGGGCTGCTGCTGCGCCGTGTCCCGGCCCCCAATGCCTACATGGACGACCCATTCAGGCAGCTCCCGCCAGCCGAGGCCCCCAAGCATCTCTACTCCAATGTGGAGCGGCTGCAGCAGCTG cagcagagcttgGACCGAGCAGCACATGGGCAGCGCAAGAGACCCGTGTCCGCGGTGCCCACCGGCGCCGGCAGCAGCGCCCTGCCCACGCAGgcag CATCAGCAGCAGCAATCCAGGGCAGGGCTCTCTCCCAGTCCCAACGCACCCTGACGCTGCCCGAGAGGAAAGGGGCTCGGGATGGGCTGGATATCCTCATCG GGAAGAGAGCTTtccccaagctggaggagaaggtgggGCAGCTGGAGAGGGCCTGCCGGGTGAAGGGCAGGCTGAAAGCCGGCTCCGAGATGAACCTGCTGGCCATCGGCAAGTCCCTGAAGGGCCACATCGCTGCCACCGCCAGCTCGGCTGGCTCCGAG GGTTCGTTCCTCACGCCGCTGTTGAAGCGAACCATGTCGGCCAAGAGCGCCCTGAAGCCAACTCCATCGCCGGCCATCGTGGAGAAGGGCAGCGTGCTGCAGAAGAGAAAG GAGTGGGAGATGAAGGCTGCAATGTGA
- the DMTN gene encoding dematin: MERLQKQPLTSPGSVCSSRGSSVPGSPSSIVAKMDNEVLGYKDLAAIPKDKAILDIERPDLMIYEPHFTYSLMEHVELPRSRERSLSPKSISPPPSPEVIREWLESRTPGSAPHPTPRQGSSSTRSSVQHFHRPETDTTELNIYKKPPIYRQKDHHPGAHHGKHLIEDLIIESSKFPAAQPPDPNQPAKIETDYWPCPPSLAVVETEWRRRMASKRGEEEEEDLTEEMKNLRELQRQELSKITSNLGKLILKEEMEKSLPIRRKTRSLPDRTPFHTSLHMGSYKSSSLPASGRSTLTRLQSAEFSSAGSEKSSPGEHQPNGQRGRMDRGNSLPSMLEQKIYPYEMLMVTNRGRVKLPPGVDRTRLERHLSPEDFLRVFEMPPEEFGKLALWKRNELKKKAFLF, encoded by the exons CAACCACTGACCTCCCCTGGGAGCGTCTGTTCCTCCCGCGGCTCCAGCGTCCCCGGATCGCCCTCCAGCATTGTG gCTAAGATGGACAACGAGGTTCTGGGCTACAAGGACCTGGCTGCCATCCCCAAGGACAAGGCGATCCTGGACATCGAGCGCCCCGACTTGATGATCTACGAACCCCATTTCACCTACTCGCTCATGGAGCACGTGGAGCTGCCCCGCAGCCGAGAG CGTTCCCTGTCTCCCAAATCCATCTCTCCTCCTCCGTCTCCAGAG GTGATCCGGGAGTGGCTGGAGAGCCGGACCCCCGGCAgtgccccccatcccacccctcgCCAGGGCAGCAGCTCAACCCGCAGCAGCGTCCAGCACTTCCACCGACCCG AGACCGACACGACGGAGCTCAACATCTACAAGAAACCCCCGATCTACAGGCAGAAAG ACCATCACCCTGGTGCCcaccatgggaagcatctcatcgAGGACTTGATCATCGAATCCTCCAAGTTCCCGGCGGCGCAGCCCCCAGACCCCAACCAACCCGCTAAGATTGAGACCGACTACTGGCCGTGCCCCCCCTCGCTGGCCGTCGTGG AAACGGAGTGGAGAAGGCGAATGGCATCcaagagaggggaggaggaggaggaggatctgACGGAGGAGATGAAGAACCTGCGGGAGCTCCAGAGGCAGGAGCTGAGCAAG atcaCCTCCAACCTCGGGAAGCTGATCCTgaaggaggagatggagaaaTCTCTCCCCATCCGGAGAAAAACCCGCTCGCTGCCGGATCGGACGCCCTTCCACACTT CTCTGCACATGGGCAGCTACAAGAGCTCCTCGCTGCCCGCCTCTGGCAGGAGCACCCTCACCCGG CTGCAGTCGGCAGAGTTCAGCTCGGCAGGCAGCGAGAAGAGCAGTCCGGGTGAGCATCAGCCC AACGGCCAGCGCGGGCGCATGGACAGAGGCAACTCCCTGCCCAGCATGTTGGAGCAAAAG ATCTACCCCTATGAAATGCTGATGGTGACGAACCGCGGCCGTGTGAAGCTGCCGCCTGGTGTGGACAGGACCAGGTTGGAG CGGCACCTCTCCCCCGAGGATTTCCTGCGGGTTTTCGAGATGCCCCCCGAGGAGTTCGGCAAGCTGGCCCTGTGGAAGCGCAACGAGCTGAAGAAGAAAGCCTTCCTCTTCTGA
- the LOC136112207 gene encoding actin filament-associated protein 1-like 2 isoform X1 has translation MARQRDLDKLLSDLRSFLLILDRESLSAAARAKKKSVADLLSRLQSPSSEDAEYMIMRCLSPSPGTPQGRASPGTRTGDAAGGRGCEYRPASTLSLHGGSKVLRVPPPPPTDNSYEDAEPLSSSRCTGSGGTDTDSSHYESYEEDEDGVTDRAHYLRRPPDAEPPGPPEAQLCGFLWRKRWLGRWAKQLFIVREHVLLGFRCAADPQPVLELDLRGCRVTYKAKRGKKMPHALKVMGTAGEMLVIGFQSRQQAEDWRKVIEEVSSNAPSGLAAISVPASPSSRLNRAARSQLCKEEEEDGLRQSAARSPWPGEDTKGGFLAVRLRGRWQRLWCAVRQGALRMFPEPGAAQRPVCALRLDGCQVHPGAATGSPQHLRIRIAQRGRELALLQTRSDEEREAWLKTLRARGGEEPSSDSPCTDTPKLGDASSCATAGGLLLRRVPAPNAYMDDPFRQLPPAEAPKHLYSNVERLQQLQQSLDRAAHGQRKRPVSAVPTGAGSSALPTQAASAAAIQGRALSQSQRTLTLPERKGARDGLDILIGKRAFPKLEEKVGQLERACRVKGRLKAGSEMNLLAIGKSLKGHIAATASSAGSEGSFLTPLLKRTMSAKSALKPTPSPAIVEKGSVLQKRKEWEMKAAM, from the exons ATGGCCCGCCAGAGAG acctggacaagctgctgTCGGACCTGCGGTCCTTCCTGCTCATCCTGGACCGGGAGAGCCTCAGCGCCGCGGCTCGGGCCAAGAAGAAGTCGGTGGCCGATCTCCTGTCGCGGCTGCAGAGCCCCTCGT CAGAGGATGCAGAGTACATGATCATGCGCTGCCTCTCGCCCTCCCCGGGGACCCCGCAGGGCCGGGCCAGCCCGG GAACCAGGACGGGGGATGCAGCGGGAGGGAGAGGCTGCGAGTACCGTCCAGCCAGCACCCTGAGCCTGCACGGAGGG AGCAAGGTGCTGCGTGTCCCACCCCCCCCACCAACCGACAACTCCTATGAAGATGCCGAACCCCTCAGTTCCAGCAGATGCACCGGCTCCG GCGGCACCGACACCGACAGCAGCCACTACGAGTCTtacgaggaggatgaggatggtgtgACTGACCGTGCCCACTACCTGCGGCGACCACCAGACGCcgagccccccggcccccccgagGCGCAGCTCTGCGGGTTCCTCTGGAGGAAGCGCTGGCTGGGGCGGTGggcgaagcagcttttcatcGTCCGGGAGCACGTgctgctg GGCTTCAGGTGTGCTGCTGACCCCCagcccgtgctggagctggacctGCGCGGCTGCCGCGTCACCTACAAAGCCAAGCGCGGCAAGAAGATGCCACACGCCCTGAAGGTGATGGGGACGGCGGGTGAGATGCTGGTCATCGGCTTCCAGAGCCGGCAGCaggctgaggactggaggaag GTGATTGAAGAGGTGAGCAGCAATGCCCCGAGCGGGCTGGCAGCCATCAGCGTCCCGGCGTCACCCTCCTCGAGGCTCAACAGG GCTGCCAGGTCCCAGCTttgcaaggaggaggaggaggatggcttGCGGCAGAGCGCTGCCCGCAGCCCCTGGCCCGGCGAGGATACTAAAGGAG GGTTCCTGGCGGTGCGGCTGCGGGGCCGCTGGCAGCGGCTGTGGTGCGCGGTGCGGCAGGGAGCCCTGCGCATGTTCCCCGAGCCCGGCGCTGCCCAGCGCCCCGTCTGCGCCCTGCGCCTGGACGGCTGCCAGGTCCACCCGGGGGCAGCCACGGGCTCCCCCCAGCATCTCCGCATCCGCATCGCCCAGAGGGGCCGGGAGCTGGCCCTGCTGCAG aCCCGTTCGGATGAGGAGAGGGAAGCCTGGCTGAAGACCCTGCGGGCCAGGGGAGGAGAGGAGCCGTCCAGTGACAGCCCCTGCACTGACACCCCCAAACTGGGCGATGCCAGCAGCTGTGCCACTGCAGG GGGGCTGCTGCTGCGCCGTGTCCCGGCCCCCAATGCCTACATGGACGACCCATTCAGGCAGCTCCCGCCAGCCGAGGCCCCCAAGCATCTCTACTCCAATGTGGAGCGGCTGCAGCAGCTG cagcagagcttgGACCGAGCAGCACATGGGCAGCGCAAGAGACCCGTGTCCGCGGTGCCCACCGGCGCCGGCAGCAGCGCCCTGCCCACGCAGgcag CATCAGCAGCAGCAATCCAGGGCAGGGCTCTCTCCCAGTCCCAACGCACCCTGACGCTGCCCGAGAGGAAAGGGGCTCGGGATGGGCTGGATATCCTCATCG GGAAGAGAGCTTtccccaagctggaggagaaggtgggGCAGCTGGAGAGGGCCTGCCGGGTGAAGGGCAGGCTGAAAGCCGGCTCCGAGATGAACCTGCTGGCCATCGGCAAGTCCCTGAAGGGCCACATCGCTGCCACCGCCAGCTCGGCTGGCTCCGAG GGTTCGTTCCTCACGCCGCTGTTGAAGCGAACCATGTCGGCCAAGAGCGCCCTGAAGCCAACTCCATCGCCGGCCATCGTGGAGAAGGGCAGCGTGCTGCAGAAGAGAAAG GAGTGGGAGATGAAGGCTGCAATGTGA
- the LOC136112207 gene encoding actin filament-associated protein 1-like 2 isoform X3: MARQRDLDKLLSDLRSFLLILDRESLSAAARAKKKSVADLLSRLQSPSSEDAEYMIMRCLSPSPGTPQGRASPGTRTGDAAGGRGCEYRPASTLSLHGGSKVLRVPPPPPTDNSYEDAEPLSSSRCTGSGGTDTDSSHYESYEEDEDGVTDRAHYLRRPPDAEPPGPPEAQLCGFLWRKRWLGRWAKQLFIVREHVLLGFRCAADPQPVLELDLRGCRVTYKAKRGKKMPHALKVMGTAGEMLVIGFQSRQQAEDWRKVIEEVSSNAPSGLAAISVPASPSSRLNRAARSQLCKEEEEDGLRQSAARSPWPGEDTKGGFLAVRLRGRWQRLWCAVRQGALRMFPEPGAAQRPVCALRLDGCQVHPGAATGSPQHLRIRIAQRGRELALLQTRSDEEREAWLKTLRARGGEEPSSDSPCTDTPKLGDASSCATAGGLLLRRVPAPNAYMDDPFRQLPPAEAPKHLYSNVERLQQLQQSLDRAAHGQRKRPVSAVPTGAGSSALPTQAGKRAFPKLEEKVGQLERACRVKGRLKAGSEMNLLAIGKSLKGHIAATASSAGSEGSFLTPLLKRTMSAKSALKPTPSPAIVEKGSVLQKRKEWEMKAAM, encoded by the exons ATGGCCCGCCAGAGAG acctggacaagctgctgTCGGACCTGCGGTCCTTCCTGCTCATCCTGGACCGGGAGAGCCTCAGCGCCGCGGCTCGGGCCAAGAAGAAGTCGGTGGCCGATCTCCTGTCGCGGCTGCAGAGCCCCTCGT CAGAGGATGCAGAGTACATGATCATGCGCTGCCTCTCGCCCTCCCCGGGGACCCCGCAGGGCCGGGCCAGCCCGG GAACCAGGACGGGGGATGCAGCGGGAGGGAGAGGCTGCGAGTACCGTCCAGCCAGCACCCTGAGCCTGCACGGAGGG AGCAAGGTGCTGCGTGTCCCACCCCCCCCACCAACCGACAACTCCTATGAAGATGCCGAACCCCTCAGTTCCAGCAGATGCACCGGCTCCG GCGGCACCGACACCGACAGCAGCCACTACGAGTCTtacgaggaggatgaggatggtgtgACTGACCGTGCCCACTACCTGCGGCGACCACCAGACGCcgagccccccggcccccccgagGCGCAGCTCTGCGGGTTCCTCTGGAGGAAGCGCTGGCTGGGGCGGTGggcgaagcagcttttcatcGTCCGGGAGCACGTgctgctg GGCTTCAGGTGTGCTGCTGACCCCCagcccgtgctggagctggacctGCGCGGCTGCCGCGTCACCTACAAAGCCAAGCGCGGCAAGAAGATGCCACACGCCCTGAAGGTGATGGGGACGGCGGGTGAGATGCTGGTCATCGGCTTCCAGAGCCGGCAGCaggctgaggactggaggaag GTGATTGAAGAGGTGAGCAGCAATGCCCCGAGCGGGCTGGCAGCCATCAGCGTCCCGGCGTCACCCTCCTCGAGGCTCAACAGG GCTGCCAGGTCCCAGCTttgcaaggaggaggaggaggatggcttGCGGCAGAGCGCTGCCCGCAGCCCCTGGCCCGGCGAGGATACTAAAGGAG GGTTCCTGGCGGTGCGGCTGCGGGGCCGCTGGCAGCGGCTGTGGTGCGCGGTGCGGCAGGGAGCCCTGCGCATGTTCCCCGAGCCCGGCGCTGCCCAGCGCCCCGTCTGCGCCCTGCGCCTGGACGGCTGCCAGGTCCACCCGGGGGCAGCCACGGGCTCCCCCCAGCATCTCCGCATCCGCATCGCCCAGAGGGGCCGGGAGCTGGCCCTGCTGCAG aCCCGTTCGGATGAGGAGAGGGAAGCCTGGCTGAAGACCCTGCGGGCCAGGGGAGGAGAGGAGCCGTCCAGTGACAGCCCCTGCACTGACACCCCCAAACTGGGCGATGCCAGCAGCTGTGCCACTGCAGG GGGGCTGCTGCTGCGCCGTGTCCCGGCCCCCAATGCCTACATGGACGACCCATTCAGGCAGCTCCCGCCAGCCGAGGCCCCCAAGCATCTCTACTCCAATGTGGAGCGGCTGCAGCAGCTG cagcagagcttgGACCGAGCAGCACATGGGCAGCGCAAGAGACCCGTGTCCGCGGTGCCCACCGGCGCCGGCAGCAGCGCCCTGCCCACGCAGgcag GGAAGAGAGCTTtccccaagctggaggagaaggtgggGCAGCTGGAGAGGGCCTGCCGGGTGAAGGGCAGGCTGAAAGCCGGCTCCGAGATGAACCTGCTGGCCATCGGCAAGTCCCTGAAGGGCCACATCGCTGCCACCGCCAGCTCGGCTGGCTCCGAG GGTTCGTTCCTCACGCCGCTGTTGAAGCGAACCATGTCGGCCAAGAGCGCCCTGAAGCCAACTCCATCGCCGGCCATCGTGGAGAAGGGCAGCGTGCTGCAGAAGAGAAAG GAGTGGGAGATGAAGGCTGCAATGTGA
- the LOC136112207 gene encoding actin filament-associated protein 1-like 2 isoform X2, producing MARQRDLDKLLSDLRSFLLILDRESLSAAARAKKKSVADLLSRLQSPSSEDAEYMIMRCLSPSPGTPQGRASPGTRTGDAAGGRGCEYRPASTLSLHGGSKVLRVPPPPPTDNSYEDAEPLSSSRCTGSGGTDTDSSHYESYEEDEDGVTDRAHYLRRPPDAEPPGPPEAQLCGFLWRKRWLGRWAKQLFIVREHVLLGFRCAADPQPVLELDLRGCRVTYKAKRGKKMPHALKVMGTAGEMLVIGFQSRQQAEDWRKVIEEVSSNAPSGLAAISVPASPSSRLNRAARSQLCKEEEEDGLRQSAARSPWPGEDTKGGFLAVRLRGRWQRLWCAVRQGALRMFPEPGAAQRPVCALRLDGCQVHPGAATGSPQHLRIRIAQRGRELALLQTRSDEEREAWLKTLRARGGEEPSSDSPCTDTPKLGDASSCATAGQLPPAEAPKHLYSNVERLQQLQQSLDRAAHGQRKRPVSAVPTGAGSSALPTQAASAAAIQGRALSQSQRTLTLPERKGARDGLDILIGKRAFPKLEEKVGQLERACRVKGRLKAGSEMNLLAIGKSLKGHIAATASSAGSEGSFLTPLLKRTMSAKSALKPTPSPAIVEKGSVLQKRKEWEMKAAM from the exons ATGGCCCGCCAGAGAG acctggacaagctgctgTCGGACCTGCGGTCCTTCCTGCTCATCCTGGACCGGGAGAGCCTCAGCGCCGCGGCTCGGGCCAAGAAGAAGTCGGTGGCCGATCTCCTGTCGCGGCTGCAGAGCCCCTCGT CAGAGGATGCAGAGTACATGATCATGCGCTGCCTCTCGCCCTCCCCGGGGACCCCGCAGGGCCGGGCCAGCCCGG GAACCAGGACGGGGGATGCAGCGGGAGGGAGAGGCTGCGAGTACCGTCCAGCCAGCACCCTGAGCCTGCACGGAGGG AGCAAGGTGCTGCGTGTCCCACCCCCCCCACCAACCGACAACTCCTATGAAGATGCCGAACCCCTCAGTTCCAGCAGATGCACCGGCTCCG GCGGCACCGACACCGACAGCAGCCACTACGAGTCTtacgaggaggatgaggatggtgtgACTGACCGTGCCCACTACCTGCGGCGACCACCAGACGCcgagccccccggcccccccgagGCGCAGCTCTGCGGGTTCCTCTGGAGGAAGCGCTGGCTGGGGCGGTGggcgaagcagcttttcatcGTCCGGGAGCACGTgctgctg GGCTTCAGGTGTGCTGCTGACCCCCagcccgtgctggagctggacctGCGCGGCTGCCGCGTCACCTACAAAGCCAAGCGCGGCAAGAAGATGCCACACGCCCTGAAGGTGATGGGGACGGCGGGTGAGATGCTGGTCATCGGCTTCCAGAGCCGGCAGCaggctgaggactggaggaag GTGATTGAAGAGGTGAGCAGCAATGCCCCGAGCGGGCTGGCAGCCATCAGCGTCCCGGCGTCACCCTCCTCGAGGCTCAACAGG GCTGCCAGGTCCCAGCTttgcaaggaggaggaggaggatggcttGCGGCAGAGCGCTGCCCGCAGCCCCTGGCCCGGCGAGGATACTAAAGGAG GGTTCCTGGCGGTGCGGCTGCGGGGCCGCTGGCAGCGGCTGTGGTGCGCGGTGCGGCAGGGAGCCCTGCGCATGTTCCCCGAGCCCGGCGCTGCCCAGCGCCCCGTCTGCGCCCTGCGCCTGGACGGCTGCCAGGTCCACCCGGGGGCAGCCACGGGCTCCCCCCAGCATCTCCGCATCCGCATCGCCCAGAGGGGCCGGGAGCTGGCCCTGCTGCAG aCCCGTTCGGATGAGGAGAGGGAAGCCTGGCTGAAGACCCTGCGGGCCAGGGGAGGAGAGGAGCCGTCCAGTGACAGCCCCTGCACTGACACCCCCAAACTGGGCGATGCCAGCAGCTGTGCCACTGCAGG GCAGCTCCCGCCAGCCGAGGCCCCCAAGCATCTCTACTCCAATGTGGAGCGGCTGCAGCAGCTG cagcagagcttgGACCGAGCAGCACATGGGCAGCGCAAGAGACCCGTGTCCGCGGTGCCCACCGGCGCCGGCAGCAGCGCCCTGCCCACGCAGgcag CATCAGCAGCAGCAATCCAGGGCAGGGCTCTCTCCCAGTCCCAACGCACCCTGACGCTGCCCGAGAGGAAAGGGGCTCGGGATGGGCTGGATATCCTCATCG GGAAGAGAGCTTtccccaagctggaggagaaggtgggGCAGCTGGAGAGGGCCTGCCGGGTGAAGGGCAGGCTGAAAGCCGGCTCCGAGATGAACCTGCTGGCCATCGGCAAGTCCCTGAAGGGCCACATCGCTGCCACCGCCAGCTCGGCTGGCTCCGAG GGTTCGTTCCTCACGCCGCTGTTGAAGCGAACCATGTCGGCCAAGAGCGCCCTGAAGCCAACTCCATCGCCGGCCATCGTGGAGAAGGGCAGCGTGCTGCAGAAGAGAAAG GAGTGGGAGATGAAGGCTGCAATGTGA